A single Lolium perenne isolate Kyuss_39 chromosome 6, Kyuss_2.0, whole genome shotgun sequence DNA region contains:
- the LOC127308488 gene encoding uncharacterized protein, translating into MSPSHSRHSTPTLSDDDVFSVFLRIPPDDPARLVRASLACKAWRRIVTGPEFCRLYREFHGAPPMLGFVVGFWTRNTDGVSRFITATSFRPSSGTDSYPSNWKAVDSRHGRILVRPISGGYIVWDPITNGRWGVPFPSMDRQSSTAAVLCAKERCDHLGCHGHPFLVAMVASWQGTTSACVYSSESGLWSDTITLKHPDYINNTGRSILVGNTLYFPFDDSCRVLQYKLGEQKLSVIDVPKVNWKERLVFISAEDGVVVFAGLRGTRLSLWSAEPAGPGGALAWVERRVIELETLLPPRAFEPRPHPVGARYENEPNVSGFAEGVVFLSTMAGLFTVELSSGQTKKVAEVKMAKNVTPWSSFYTQEEFWSCMSNGQVYVEKCGAFWGMI; encoded by the exons ATGAGCCCGTCTCACAGCCGCCACTCGACGCCGACGCTGTCCGACGACGACGTCTTCAGCGTCTTCCTCCGCATCCCGCCGGACGACCCCGCTCGCCTCGTCCGCGCCTCCCTGGCCTGCAAGGCCTGGCGCCGGATCGTCACCGGCCCCGAGTTCTGCCGCCTCTACCGCGAGTTCCACGGCGCACCACCCATGCTCGGCTTCGTCGTCGGCTTCTGGACCCGGAATACCGACGGCGTCTCCCGCTTCATCACAGCCACATCCTTCCGCCCCTCATCAGGTACCGACTCCTACCCCAGCAACTGGAAGGCCGTTGACTCCCGCCACGGCCGCATCCTCGTGAGGCCTATCTCCGGTGGATACATCGTCTGGGACCCTATCACGAACGGCCGGTGGGGAGTTCCATTCCCCAGCATGGATCGACAATCCTCGACTGCCGCGGTGTTGTGTGCGAAGGAACGCTGCGACCACCTGGGCTGTCATGGACATCCTTTCCTTGTAGCTATGGTGGCTTCATGGCAAGGGACCACGTCCGCATGCGTATACTCATCGGAGTCTGGTTTGTGGAGCGACACCATCACCCTGAAGCACCCAGATTACATCAACAACACTGGGCGAAGCATCCTTGTGGGAAACACACTCTACTTTCCATTTGACGATAGTTGCAGAGTTCTGCAGTACAAGTTGGGCGAGCAGAAATTATCTGTCATTGATGTGCCAAAGGTGAACTGGAAAGAGCGCCTTGTGTTCATATCGGCGGAAGACGGCGTGGTGGTGTTTGCGGGCTTGCGAGGGACTAGGCTCTCCCTGTGGTCAGCCGAGCCAGCTGGTCCCGGCGGAGCTCTGGCATGGGTGGAACGCAGGGTCATCGAGCTTGAAACGCTGCTCCCCCCAAGGGCCTTTGAACCCAGACCTCACCCGGTTGGTGCACGCTACGAGAACGAACCCAATGTGTCTGGCTTCGCAGAAGGCGTCGTCTTCTTGAGTACAATGGCTGGGCTGTTTACGGTCGAGCTCAGTTCAGGCCAAACCAAGAAGGTTGCCGAAGTGAAAATGGCTAAGAATGTCACTCCTTGGTCAAGCTTCTACACTCAAG AGGAGTTCTGGAGCTGCATGAGTAATGGCCAAGTTTATGTGGAGAAATGTGGAGCCTTTTGGGGTATGATCTGA
- the LOC127308489 gene encoding calnexin homolog → MTGARALLLPLLVISALFAQIRASDPLFHETFDESFEGSWVVSGKEEYTGVWKHAKSDGHEDYGLLVSEPAKKYAIVKELDTPVTLKDGTVVLQFEVRLQKGLECGGAYLKYIRVQDTGLDTKEFDNGTPYTIMFGPDKCGSTNKVHFILKHKNPKTGEYVEHHLKSPPSVPYDKLSHVYTAILKPDNELRILIDGEEKSKANFLSSDDFEPALIPSKTIPDPDDKKPEDWDERAKIPDPDATKPDDWDEDAPMEIVDEEATKPEGWLDDEPDEIDDPEAAKPEDWDDEEDGEWEAPKIDNPKCEEAPGCGEWKKPMKQNPAYKGKWHAPMIDNPSYKGIWKPQEIPNPEYFELDKPDFDPIAAIGIEIWTMQDGILFDNILIADDEKVATSILEKTWKPKFDVEKEKQKAEEAANAPSEELSEIQKKIFDVLYKIAFIPFLEPYKTKIIELIEKGEKQPNITISIVASVVVVLVSVLFRTLFGGKKAAPAPVKPVAKVSAPEADAAGSSGDKEEKEDDTAAPRRRSRRET, encoded by the exons ATGACGGGAGCGCGCGCGCTGCTGCTGCCGCTGCTGGTGATCTCGGCGCTGTTCGCCCAGATCCGCGCGTCCGATCCG CTGTTCCACGAGACCTTCGACGAGAGCTTCGAGGGGAGCTGGGTCGTCTCTGGCAAGGAAGAGTACACAG gtgtttggaagcacgccaAGAGTGATGGCCATGAAGACTATGGCCTCCTTGTTAGCGAGCCTGCCAAGAAATATGCCATAGTCAAAGAGCTTGATACCCCGGTTACTTTGAAGGATGGGACAGTCGTCCTGCAGTTTGAAGTGAGGCTTCAGAAAGGCCTTGAGTGTGGAGGTGCTTATCTCAAGTACATCCGCGTTCAGGACACCGGGTTGGACACCAAGGAATTTGACAATGGTACTCCTTACACAATTATGTTTGGTCCTGACAAGTGTGGTTCGACCAACAAGGTGCATTTCATCCTTAAGCACAAGAACCCCAAGACTGGAGAGTATGTTGAACATCACCTCAAGTCCCCACCTTCTGTCCCATATGACAAGCTCTCTCATGTCTACACGGCTATCTTGAAGCCGGATAACGAGCTGAGAATTTTGATTGATGGGGAGGAGAAGAGCAAAGCAAACTTCCTGTCTTCTGATGATTTCGAGCCGGCACTTATTCCATCAAAGACGATTCCTGACCCTGACGACAAGAAGCCAGAGGACTGGGATGAGAGAGCTAAGATCCCTGATCCAGATGCCACTAAGCCTGATGACTGGGATGAGGATGCCCCAATGGAGATTGTGGATGAGGAGGCCACCAAGCCAGAAGGATGGCTGGATGATGAGCCTGATGAAATTGACGACCCTGAGGCTGCTAAGCCTGAAGACTGGGATGATGAGGAGGATGGTGAATGGGAGGCACCGAAGATTGACAACCCCAAGTGCGAAGAGGCACCTGGATGTGGTGAATGGAAGAAGCCAATGAAGCAGAACCCTGCCTACAAGGGCAAGTGGCATGCACCCATGATTGACAACCCCAGCTACAAGGGAATCTGGAAGCCCCAAGAAATCCCCAACCCAGAGTACTTTGAGCTTGACAAGCCTGACTTTGATCCAATTGCCGCCATCGGAATTGAGATCTGGACAATGCAGGATGGCATCCTGTTTGACAATATTCTTATTGCCGATGATGAGAAGGTAGCCACCTCTATCCTGGAGAAGACATGGAAGCCCAAGTTTGATGTTGAGAAGGAAAAGCAGAAGGCTGAGGAAGCTGCAAACGCTCCGTCAGAGGAACTTTCTGAAATCCAG AAGAAGATCTTCGACGTTTTGTACAAAATCGCCTTCATTCCGTTCTTGGAACCTTACAAGACCAAGATCATT GAGCTAATTGAGAAGGGAGAGAAGCAGCCCAACATTACGATTTCGATTGTGGCCTCAGTCGTTGTTGTCCTTGTCAGTGTACTCTTCAGAACCCTGTTTGGTGGCAAGAAGGCAGCG CCTGCACCCGTGAAGCCTGTTGCTAAGGTTAGCGCCCCGGAAGCTGATGCAGCTGGAAGCAGCGGTGACAAGGAGGAGAAAGAGGATGACACCGCCGCACCACGCCGAAGGTCACGAAGGGAGACATAG